The nucleotide sequence TGCAATGATGGAAAGTGTAAAAGAATGTGAGGCAGTTTTAGGACATAAAAGTGAAACTAAAGCTAGTGTTGTTTCTTTTGTAGCTGAAGGAGATCCTCATGATATAGGCAAAAACTTAGTTGTAATGTTTTTAAGAGCTGGGGGCTATGAGGCTGTTGATTTAGGAAGAGATGTTCCTGCAATTGATGTTGTAGAAGCTGTAAAAGAATATGATCCTATATTCCTTACTGGAACTGCACTTATGACAACCACTATGACAGCTTTCCCTAAAGTTGTTAAAGCACTTGTAGATGCTAATTTGGAAGTTCCTATTGGTTGTGGTGGTGGAGCAGTAAGAAAAGATTATGTTGAATCTTTCCCAATGAGTGTTTATGGTGTTGAAGCATATCATACTCCAAAGTTAGCTGATGCTATATTAAAGGACAAAAAAGATTGGAAAGATCTTAGAAAAGAATATGCTGATATTGTTGGAGAATTTGTATCTGAGTACTCTTAAATGAGTACCTTTATTTTTTTATAAAAAACAAAGGTTATTTTATCTTTGAATAGCTTAGCTATATCTTAGTTGGCTTATTATATTAATAATACATTTTCTTGATATATTTGGTAATATATCTAGTATTTGGTAATGTATCTAGTAATATATTTAGTAATATATTTTAATATATTTGATAATTATTTGTATATTTGATAATTAGTTTACTATATTTAGAATTATTAATTTGTAAATATGTAATTATTCTAAATATTCAAATTTGCATATTTATATAATAAACATTTGTGTGTTTAAAATGAATGAAAATTATGCAATTGCTATAGACATTGGTACAAGTGGAATTAGGGCTCAAGCTCTAAATATTGATTCTTTAGAAGTTATTTCTACAACTATAACACTTAGACATCCATTACCTGGTGCTAATGTTGTTGATCATCTCCATTTTGCATTAAAAGTAGGGGGAGAAGTTGCTCACGATATTCTTATTGAAGCTATAAATAAAGTAATAGCTGGTTTAGATATAGATCTTGAAAGAGTTAAAAGAGTAGCTGTATGTGGTAACCCTATCCAACTTTCTTTATTCCATAATATTGAAATTAAAGATTTAGCTTATTGGGGTGAAAATGCTGCTAAAAGACTAAAGATAGAAATCCCTTCAAGAAATGCAACCATAACAAATACTAAAGAAATTGGACTTGAAATTTCTGAAGATGCAGATATTTTTATTCCTCCAGCTATACGTCATGAAATTGGAGCTGATGCACTTGCAATGTTATATAAAACAGGTGTTTTAGAAAAAGAAGGAATTTATTTAGTTTCAGATTTTGGAACCAATGCTGAAATGGCTTTAGTCATTGATGGGGAAGTTTTTGCGTGTTCTGCAGCTGCAGGCCCTGCTATTGAAGGGCAAATGATAAACAAAGGAAGACTTGCTTCACCAGGAGCTATTTGCGATTTAGAAGATATGGGTTATGAATGGAAGGCAATTGTCTTAAATGATGATCTTATAACTACAGAAGGAGATACTGTAAATCCTTCTAATGGTAAAATTATATCTAAAAGTGAAAATGTAAAAGCTAAGGGAATTACTGGTACTGGTGTTATAGCTGCTTTTAGCCTTGGTCTTAATGATGAATTAATTGTTAATTCTAAAATAAAAACTAAAGATCATAAAATTCATCTTCAAGATGATGTTTATCTTACTGAAGATGATATTGTTAATATTGGAAAAGCTTTAGGAGCATTTAGAGCAGCTCATTTAACATTAGCTGAAAAAGC is from Methanobrevibacter sp. TMH8 and encodes:
- the mtaC gene encoding methanol--corrinoid protein MtaC, whose amino-acid sequence is MSYEELENRMNQRNVFLRYNVELEGPAIKPEEDEEVMDILPKDDPFKSIALTILHENRDEAINLVKKSLDDGISPIEIINNGLMKGMDAVSVLYTKGIYFLPDLMLAGDAMMESVKECEAVLGHKSETKASVVSFVAEGDPHDIGKNLVVMFLRAGGYEAVDLGRDVPAIDVVEAVKEYDPIFLTGTALMTTTMTAFPKVVKALVDANLEVPIGCGGGAVRKDYVESFPMSVYGVEAYHTPKLADAILKDKKDWKDLRKEYADIVGEFVSEYS
- a CDS encoding methylamine methyltransferase corrinoid protein reductive activase, with translation MNENYAIAIDIGTSGIRAQALNIDSLEVISTTITLRHPLPGANVVDHLHFALKVGGEVAHDILIEAINKVIAGLDIDLERVKRVAVCGNPIQLSLFHNIEIKDLAYWGENAAKRLKIEIPSRNATITNTKEIGLEISEDADIFIPPAIRHEIGADALAMLYKTGVLEKEGIYLVSDFGTNAEMALVIDGEVFACSAAAGPAIEGQMINKGRLASPGAICDLEDMGYEWKAIVLNDDLITTEGDTVNPSNGKIISKSENVKAKGITGTGVIAAFSLGLNDELIVNSKIKTKDHKIHLQDDVYLTEDDIVNIGKALGAFRAAHLTLAEKADILLDDIDAVYMAGASGFYVDPIKSLNIGQIPPSSREIFQVGNTSLDMAKDIALDPNLLNELQTIADKMRSNHIMLATSETFEKIYSLELSVYEEGMPFWLYNQWLEKYGFQTIPSKENDPKIHRIFERDIPELGTNGLSIVEIGLTLEAQFEGCTKCLNCIKNCPENALSIDENGKIFLRTDKCAGLGCQKCVIGCPEKVFDYGKFLNLSKSK